The following coding sequences lie in one Glycine soja cultivar W05 chromosome 16, ASM419377v2, whole genome shotgun sequence genomic window:
- the LOC114389603 gene encoding putative UPF0481 protein At3g02645, whose amino-acid sequence MASPSIFNSESDEDSWVIQINQLVSETNLSILNKMPVCIYQVPKSLSCAKPEAFSPQLIAIGPYTHFHPDLYPMERFKVFAAKGVLDHFKKHDFKQLIEQLRSTGQFIRASYHKYLDFKEDTLLYIIAIDGLFLLDFFHNYLNEEVSGSFMTGLQDQVQLSGVKLTKDAIIRDIIMVENQIPTYILVRILVLESSKPADSVLEFLGSMLLSFCKKHSPLKVTHIPTGSEAVSKHYHILDLMYHLVVSHTEKSETPTTPDQSEGTSTLKKSSKSEGTAASNHFKKVKNVLSWTLESAKKLKDVNIPLVQPIKRHIDTILNMSSHLESLSSHPKLSEEEETPVVVNIPCVRELHSVGVYFQPVEGGNMAIDFDEKKGIFYLPVLKLDVNSEVIMRNLVAHEALTKPDFLIFTRYTELMRGIIDTVEDVKLLKNAGIIDSSSSLSVEETEELFNGMSKSIGPTKTEKLDETIKKVNKYYHDKRKANLYRTLTEYVYNSWKLFTLLATFVLLAMTALQTFCSAYDCPSYFRPK is encoded by the exons ATGGCCTCTCCCTCAATCTTCAATTCAGAATCCGATGAAGATTCCTGGGTCATCCAAATCAACCAGTTGGTGAGTGAAACCAACCTCTCAATCTTGAACAAAATGCCTGTGTGCATATACCAAGTCCCTAAATCATTGAGTTGTGCCAAGCCAGAAGCCTTTTCCCCACAACTTATAGCCATTGGTCCTTATACTCACTTTCATCCAGACCTCTATCCCATGGAAAGGTTCAAAGTTTTTGCAGCCAAAGGGGTCCTAGATCACTTcaaaaaacatgacttcaaacaACTAATTGAGCAACTCCGCAGCACAGGGCAATTCATCCGTGCTAGTTACCACAAATACTTGGACTTCAAGGAAGATACCTTATTATACATCATAGCCATTGACGGTTTGTTCTTATTGGATTTCTTCCACAATTATCTCAATGAGGAAGTGTCTGGTTCCTTCATGACAGGATTACAAGACCAAGTTCAGCTAAGTGGTGTGAAGCTAACCAAGGATGCCATCATAAGGGACATCATCATGGTGGAGAACCAAATTCCAACCTACATCTTAGTGAGGATCTTGGTGCTTGAAAGCTCCAAACCTGCTGATTCAGTTCTAGAGTTCTTGGGTTCAATGCTCTTGTCATTCTGCAAGAAACACTCTCCACTCAAGGTAACTCACATCCCCACAGGTTCTGAAGCTGTCTCTAAGCATTACCATATCTTGGATCTTATGTACCATTTGGTGGTCTCTCACACTGAAAAGTCTGAAACACCAACAACACCTGATCAAAGCGAAG GTACTTCTACACTTAAGAAAAGCTCAAAATCTGAAGGCACAGCTGCATCTAATCACTTTAAGAAAGTTAAAAATGTACTATCATGGACACTAGAGTCTGCAAAAAAGCTGAAGGACGTGAATATTCCGCTTGTGCAACCTATTAAACGACACATAGATACAATACTCAACATGTCCTCACACCTTGAAAGTCTTTCATCACACCCAAAACTTTCTGAAGAAGAAGAGACTCCTGTGGTGGTCAACATCCCTTGTGTGCGTGAGCTTCACTCAGTTGGGGTCTATTTCCAACCCGTGGAAGGTGGCAACATGGCCATCGATTTCGACGAAAAGAAGGGCATATTTTACCTCCCTGTGCTCAAATTGGATGTGAACTCAGAAGTGATAATGAGAAACCTTGTGGCTCATGAGGCCTTGACCAAACCAGATTTTCTAATCTTCACAAGGTACACTGAATTGATGAGAGGCATCATAGACACTGTGGAGGATGTGAAGCTTCTCAAGAATGCAGGGATCATAGATTCAAGTAGCTCTCTCAGTGTGGAAGAAACTGAGGAACTTTTCAATGGAATGAGCAAATCCATTGGACCAACCAAGACTGAGAAGTTGGATGAGACTATTAAGAAAGTGAACAAGTACTACCATGATAAGAGGAAGGCCAACCTCTACAGAACCTTAACTGAATATGTGTACAATTCATGGAAGCTCTTCACACTTCTTGCCACCTTTGTGCTCTTGGCGATGACAGCTCTTCAAACGTTTTGCTCGGCTTATGATTGTCCCAGTTATTTTAGACCCAAATAA
- the LOC114390313 gene encoding TMV resistance protein N-like, translating into MAQQASSSSSSSSFISKYKYDVFLSFRGADTRFRFTGNLYSALSQRGIFTFIDDEALRKGEEIAPSLGRAIKESRISIIVFSKNYASSTFCLDELVQILECKTKQNMWIFPVFYEIDPSDVRQKNGSYKEEFANHEGGRFKDDIQKLQKWRNALHQAANLSGSHFKIGLVTSLNRLFHCIQHHLSLASYSKLAKSSQASFHTP; encoded by the exons ATGGCGCAACaagcatcatcatcatcatcatcttcttctttcaTATCAAAATACAAGTATGATGTGTTTCTTAGTTTTCGTGGTGCAGATACCCGTTTTCGTTTTACGGGTAATCTATACAGTGCTTTGAGTCAAAGGGGAATCTTTACCTTCATTGATGATGAAGCTCTGCGAAAAGGCGAAGAGATCGCACCTTCTCTTGGCAGAGCAATAAAAGAATCCAGGATTTCCATCATTGTTTTCTCCAAAAATTATGCATCTTCaacattttgtttggatgaaCTTGTCCAAATCCTTGAgtgtaaaacaaaacaaaacatgtgGATTTTTCCGGTGTTCTACGAAATAGATCCATCAGATGTGCGGCAGAAGAATGGGAGTTACAAAGAAGAGTTTGCAAATCACGAAGGTGGAAGATTCAAAGATGATATTCAGAAGCTGCAAAAATGGAGGAACGCTTTGCATCAAGCAGCTAATTTGTCTGGTTCGCACTTCAAAATTGG GCTGGTAACCTCTCTGAATCGACTCTTTCACTGCATCCAACACCACCTGAGTCTTGCTTCCTACTCAAAACTGGCCAAGTCTTCTCAGGCTTCATTTCACACCCCTTAA